Proteins from a genomic interval of Pseudomonas sp. RC10:
- a CDS encoding LysE family translocator: MENIALFIAALSMILLVPGPDMILLLQTGARHGRGKALATALGLAIARGGHVALAALGLATLFKVSPWTFEAVRIIGAAYLLWLGLKMFKPGAMSMTAQGGEGGTALSWRAAVGRGLLTNLLNPKALLFCSVLLPQFIDPHAGSVAGQFAALGVILVLVGLSFDSVYAMAGGWIGRWLARCTTAQRIQQWVFGTMLIGFAVRLAFIQQA; encoded by the coding sequence ATGGAAAACATCGCGCTGTTTATCGCCGCCCTGTCGATGATCCTGCTGGTGCCGGGCCCAGACATGATTCTGCTGCTCCAGACCGGCGCCCGTCACGGTCGTGGCAAAGCACTGGCGACGGCGCTCGGATTGGCCATCGCCCGTGGCGGTCATGTGGCGTTGGCTGCGCTGGGGCTGGCAACGCTATTCAAAGTCTCGCCCTGGACATTCGAAGCGGTGCGCATCATCGGCGCCGCATACCTGCTGTGGCTGGGGCTCAAGATGTTCAAACCGGGCGCGATGAGCATGACGGCCCAAGGCGGCGAGGGTGGGACGGCGCTCTCTTGGCGCGCAGCCGTCGGGCGCGGGCTTTTGACCAACCTGCTCAACCCCAAAGCCCTGCTGTTTTGCTCGGTACTGCTACCGCAATTCATCGACCCACACGCGGGTTCGGTGGCCGGGCAGTTCGCTGCACTGGGGGTAATTCTGGTGCTGGTCGGCCTGTCGTTCGACAGCGTGTACGCAATGGCAGGCGGCTGGATCGGTCGATGGCTGGCCCGCTGCACGACCGCGCAACGCATTCAACAATGGGTGTTCGGCACGATGCTGATCGGTTTCGCCGTGCGTCTGGCTTTTATCCAGCAGGCGTGA
- a CDS encoding transporter substrate-binding domain-containing protein codes for MLYLIALPVAAEAFVAGTAQWKPYAFEDDNGRLRGLAVDITRRVMQLANVDVTFVTYPVNRLQSMLQKNEIDLNYADALIWNTPEERQHYVFSKPYSIVSEHLYFLADHPALGQPIEKMDHLTIGTVRGYTYAALEPALETHRLDRLETSQDDALIKLLQSRRVDAIAMVDDIFEGLINTTHLDPTQFRQGAKLSEAPLVIKLQPAHAKWLGRINQAIDTLRRTGELDSIRRRYLPGNTAVACVGAGKGC; via the coding sequence TTGCTCTATTTGATCGCGCTGCCCGTTGCCGCAGAGGCCTTCGTGGCAGGCACTGCACAGTGGAAGCCCTATGCGTTCGAGGACGATAACGGTCGCCTGCGCGGCTTGGCCGTGGACATCACCCGCCGAGTGATGCAACTCGCAAACGTGGACGTCACTTTCGTCACGTACCCCGTCAACCGTCTGCAATCGATGCTGCAAAAGAACGAAATCGACCTCAACTACGCCGATGCGCTGATCTGGAACACCCCTGAAGAACGACAGCATTATGTGTTCTCCAAACCCTACTCCATCGTCAGCGAGCACCTGTATTTCCTCGCAGACCATCCCGCGCTCGGTCAACCCATCGAGAAGATGGATCACCTCACCATCGGCACAGTACGCGGTTACACCTACGCGGCGTTGGAACCGGCCCTTGAAACTCACCGTCTCGACCGGCTTGAGACCTCTCAGGACGACGCCTTGATCAAGCTGCTGCAAAGCCGACGCGTCGATGCGATTGCCATGGTGGACGATATTTTCGAAGGTTTGATCAACACCACCCACCTCGATCCTACCCAGTTCCGCCAGGGCGCCAAGCTCAGCGAAGCACCGCTGGTAATCAAACTCCAACCGGCGCACGCGAAATGGCTCGGGCGAATCAACCAGGCCATCGACACCCTGCGCCGCACCGGAGAGCTGGATAGCATCAGACGGCGTTATCTGCCGGGGAACACTGCCGTGGCGTGCGTGGGGGCGGGGAAAGGGTGTTGA
- a CDS encoding glucan biosynthesis protein D, with translation MNRRNLLKASMALAAYSALPATGLYAARALAAAADGDIEHFDFKTLQDLAKQMAGKAYVSTKQNLPPTLANMTPQQFNAIKYDAGHSLWNDVKGQLDVHFFHVGAGFKTPVRMYSVDPATNEAREVHFRPELFNYEASRIDQTQLKGDLGFAGFKLFKAPEIAINDILSFLGASYFRAIDSNKQYGLSARGLAIDTYAHKPEEFPDFTKFWFEKPTKDATRFVVYALLDSPSATGAYKFDIDCQADRVVMDIDAHINARADIEQMGIATMTSMFSCGTHERRMCDTIHPEIHDSDRLAMWRGNGEWICRPLNNPAKLQFNAFADKDPKGFGLVQTDHEFKTYQDTVDWYHRRPSLWVEPTTAWGEGSIDLMELPTTGETLDNIVAFWNPKVPIKAGMSMNYGYKLYWSPLPPVSTPLAQVHATRSGMGGFIEGWAPGEHYPDVWARRFAVDFNGGGIDRLPEGSAIEPMVTVSSGKVQDFNVLVLPDIKGFRVSFDWYPTSDSVDPVEMRMFIKTGDRTLSETWLYQYFPPAADKRKYT, from the coding sequence ATGAATCGCAGGAATCTACTGAAAGCTTCCATGGCGCTGGCAGCCTATAGCGCGCTGCCAGCCACGGGTCTTTATGCAGCACGCGCCCTGGCGGCAGCAGCAGATGGCGACATCGAACATTTCGACTTCAAAACGTTGCAAGACCTCGCCAAACAGATGGCCGGCAAAGCCTACGTCAGCACCAAGCAAAACTTGCCGCCCACGCTGGCAAATATGACGCCTCAGCAGTTCAACGCGATCAAATACGACGCAGGCCATTCCCTTTGGAATGACGTCAAAGGCCAGTTGGACGTGCATTTCTTCCACGTCGGCGCAGGCTTCAAGACGCCGGTGCGCATGTACAGCGTGGACCCCGCGACGAACGAGGCGCGTGAGGTGCATTTCCGCCCCGAGCTGTTCAACTATGAAGCCAGCCGCATCGATCAGACCCAACTCAAGGGTGATCTGGGCTTTGCTGGCTTCAAGCTGTTCAAGGCCCCGGAAATCGCGATCAACGACATTCTGTCGTTCCTCGGCGCCAGCTACTTCCGCGCTATCGACAGTAACAAGCAGTACGGCCTGTCGGCCCGAGGCCTGGCGATCGACACCTACGCTCACAAGCCCGAAGAGTTTCCTGACTTCACCAAGTTCTGGTTCGAAAAACCCACCAAGGACGCCACCCGCTTCGTGGTCTACGCGCTGCTGGATTCGCCGAGCGCGACCGGTGCCTACAAATTCGATATCGATTGCCAGGCTGATCGCGTGGTCATGGACATCGACGCGCACATCAACGCCCGCGCCGACATCGAACAAATGGGCATTGCGACCATGACCAGCATGTTCAGCTGCGGCACTCATGAACGCCGGATGTGCGACACCATTCACCCGGAAATCCATGACTCGGACCGCCTGGCCATGTGGCGGGGCAACGGCGAGTGGATCTGCCGTCCGCTGAACAACCCGGCGAAGCTCCAGTTCAACGCCTTTGCCGACAAAGACCCGAAAGGTTTTGGCCTGGTACAGACCGATCACGAGTTCAAGACCTATCAGGACACCGTCGACTGGTATCACCGTCGACCCAGCCTGTGGGTCGAGCCGACGACGGCCTGGGGCGAGGGCTCCATCGATCTGATGGAGCTGCCGACCACCGGCGAGACGCTGGATAACATCGTTGCGTTCTGGAACCCGAAAGTGCCGATCAAGGCCGGAATGTCGATGAATTACGGCTACAAGCTGTATTGGAGCCCGCTGCCGCCGGTGAGCACGCCATTGGCGCAGGTACACGCGACACGTTCGGGCATGGGCGGCTTCATCGAAGGCTGGGCACCCGGCGAGCATTACCCGGATGTCTGGGCACGCCGCTTTGCGGTGGACTTCAATGGTGGGGGCATCGACCGGCTGCCGGAAGGCTCGGCCATCGAGCCGATGGTTACCGTGTCGAGCGGCAAAGTGCAGGATTTCAACGTACTGGTGCTGCCGGATATCAAAGGCTTCCGCGTGAGCTTTGACTGGTACCCGACCAGTGATTCGGTGGACCCGGTGGAGATGCGCATGTTCATCAAGACTGGCGACCGTACGCTGAGCGAGACCTGGCTGTATCAGTACTTCCCGCCTGCGGCTGATAAGCGTAAATACACCTGA
- a CDS encoding Lrp/AsnC family transcriptional regulator codes for MKLDAYDRRILNALQRDGRLTNVQLADEIGLSASPCLRRVRQLEEAGVISGYQATLDADAVGLGLTVFIGVKVDRHHEDEAQKFQQMVSVLPEVISAHIVSGESDFLLHVVVPDLRSYDRFLTDTLLKMPSVRDIRSNFAIRTLKQQGPLPLGHLPV; via the coding sequence GTGAAGCTCGACGCCTATGACCGCCGCATTCTCAATGCTTTGCAACGGGACGGTCGATTGACCAACGTTCAACTGGCAGATGAGATCGGATTGTCAGCTTCGCCATGCCTGCGACGGGTCAGGCAATTGGAAGAGGCGGGGGTGATCAGCGGCTACCAGGCAACGCTGGATGCCGATGCAGTGGGGCTAGGGTTGACGGTGTTCATCGGGGTGAAAGTTGACCGCCATCACGAAGACGAGGCGCAGAAATTTCAACAGATGGTGTCGGTGTTGCCTGAGGTGATATCAGCGCACATCGTTTCGGGCGAGTCAGATTTTCTGCTGCACGTCGTGGTGCCAGACTTACGCAGCTACGACCGGTTTCTCACCGACACGCTGCTGAAAATGCCCAGCGTGCGGGACATTCGCAGCAACTTCGCGATTCGCACCCTCAAGCAGCAAGGGCCGTTGCCTTTGGGGCATTTGCCGGTGTGA
- a CDS encoding NAD-dependent succinate-semialdehyde dehydrogenase: MSALIRNGHYIDGQWTTGGPTYPVSNPATGELIAQVQKGGTEETNHAIDAAERALPAWRKLTAKERSVKLKRWSELMLSNQRELATLLSREQGKPFAEAMGEVVYAASFLEWFGEEAKRAYGDVIPSHKADARIVVTKEAIGVVAAITPWNFPLAMVTRKVGPALAAGCTMILKPSEETPLCAFALAVLAEQAGIPAGVFNVVSGDAVAIGGALQASSVVRKLSFTGSTRVGKLLMRQAADTLKKVSLELGGNAPFIVFDDADLDAAVKGAMASKFRNTGQTCVCVNRFFIQDAVYDAFTRKLADAVAKMRVGNALEGETEQGPLINNAALGKVEQHVGDALEKGGKLLCGGQRHALGGTFFEPTVITEVNDQMLIAQEETFGPVAACFRFKDEAEVLRRANDTPFGLSAYVYSRDIGRVWRVAEGLEAGMVGINEGIISTEVAPFGGIKESGLGREGSRYGLEDYLEIKYLLMGGL, translated from the coding sequence ATGAGCGCGCTGATCCGAAACGGGCATTACATCGACGGTCAATGGACGACGGGCGGCCCGACGTACCCCGTCTCCAACCCCGCCACCGGCGAGCTGATCGCTCAGGTGCAGAAGGGCGGGACCGAGGAAACCAATCACGCCATTGACGCGGCTGAACGCGCACTGCCCGCCTGGCGCAAGCTGACTGCGAAGGAACGCAGCGTGAAGCTCAAGCGCTGGAGCGAGCTGATGCTGAGCAATCAACGTGAGCTGGCGACGCTGCTCAGCCGCGAGCAAGGCAAGCCGTTTGCTGAAGCGATGGGTGAGGTCGTCTACGCCGCAAGCTTTCTGGAGTGGTTTGGCGAGGAAGCCAAGCGCGCCTACGGCGACGTGATTCCGAGCCACAAGGCCGATGCGCGCATCGTCGTCACCAAGGAAGCCATCGGCGTGGTCGCGGCGATCACTCCGTGGAACTTCCCGCTGGCGATGGTCACCCGCAAAGTTGGCCCGGCACTGGCGGCGGGCTGCACGATGATTCTCAAGCCGTCCGAGGAAACCCCGCTGTGTGCATTCGCGCTGGCCGTGCTGGCCGAACAGGCAGGCATTCCAGCGGGCGTGTTCAACGTCGTGTCGGGCGATGCGGTGGCCATTGGCGGCGCGCTGCAAGCGTCGTCTGTGGTGCGCAAACTGTCGTTCACCGGCTCGACCCGCGTCGGCAAATTGCTGATGCGTCAGGCCGCCGACACGCTGAAAAAAGTCTCGCTGGAACTTGGCGGCAACGCGCCGTTCATTGTCTTCGACGACGCCGACCTGGACGCCGCCGTCAAAGGCGCCATGGCCTCGAAATTCCGCAACACCGGGCAGACCTGCGTCTGCGTGAACCGCTTCTTCATTCAAGACGCCGTGTACGACGCCTTCACCCGCAAGCTGGCGGACGCTGTGGCGAAGATGCGCGTGGGCAACGCCCTGGAAGGCGAAACCGAGCAAGGTCCGCTGATCAATAACGCCGCACTGGGCAAGGTCGAGCAACACGTCGGCGATGCGCTGGAGAAGGGCGGCAAGCTGTTGTGTGGCGGTCAGCGTCACGCGCTGGGCGGCACGTTCTTCGAGCCGACCGTGATTACTGAAGTGAACGATCAGATGCTGATCGCTCAGGAAGAGACCTTCGGCCCGGTCGCCGCGTGTTTCCGCTTCAAGGACGAAGCTGAAGTGCTGCGCCGCGCCAACGACACGCCGTTTGGCCTGTCGGCGTACGTCTACAGCCGCGACATCGGACGTGTGTGGCGAGTGGCCGAAGGGCTGGAAGCAGGGATGGTGGGCATCAATGAAGGGATCATCTCCACCGAAGTGGCGCCTTTCGGCGGCATCAAGGAGTCGGGCCTGGGGCGCGAAGGATCGCGGTATGGTCTGGAAGACTATCTGGAAATCAAATACCTGCTGATGGGTGGGCTCTAG
- a CDS encoding CDP-alcohol phosphatidyltransferase family protein, with product MLTTLKTWLLKILHPVAKVLFDDGVRAIHVTSCAGLISAAVGMLVAAFAAYPPIFLLIPIWMLIRMLFNAVETLLVTEFGQHSRFGTCARELSRVVAETALFLPFAVIPKVSLLLVLTVTLLAIFSEFAGLLGPLIKASRRRDGPLKSHVRMLCFGLFGVGIASERVLTAPINIIMAVMAILLLVTIVRRIRGAVAEVTNPATTPIAKVYAQD from the coding sequence ATGCTGACCACACTCAAGACCTGGCTGCTCAAAATCCTGCATCCGGTGGCCAAGGTTCTGTTCGATGACGGCGTGCGCGCTATTCACGTGACGTCATGCGCGGGGCTCATTTCCGCGGCCGTCGGGATGCTGGTGGCCGCGTTTGCCGCGTACCCGCCGATCTTCCTGTTGATTCCGATCTGGATGCTGATTCGGATGCTGTTCAACGCGGTGGAAACGTTGCTGGTGACAGAGTTCGGACAACACTCCAGATTCGGCACCTGCGCCCGCGAGTTGAGCCGAGTTGTCGCCGAAACCGCTCTATTTCTGCCGTTTGCAGTGATTCCCAAGGTCAGCCTGTTGCTGGTGCTGACGGTCACGCTGCTGGCGATTTTCAGTGAATTCGCCGGTTTGCTCGGGCCGTTGATTAAGGCGTCTCGTCGGCGGGATGGCCCCCTGAAAAGCCACGTGCGCATGCTGTGTTTTGGTCTGTTTGGCGTAGGCATCGCCTCGGAGCGCGTCCTCACAGCGCCGATCAACATCATCATGGCAGTGATGGCCATTCTGCTGCTGGTGACTATCGTCAGACGCATTCGGGGCGCAGTGGCTGAAGTGACAAACCCTGCCACCACCCCTATCGCCAAGGTTTATGCACAAGATTGA
- a CDS encoding MFS transporter, producing MSVQPVQIDDLPIGKFHIKIAGLTFGAHFTDGYILGLIGIAFTLLSPQLHLDAFWQGLIGASALIGLFLGSLFFGWISDRLGRQKIFLVSFVLITAASVLQFYAETAMQLFLCRVLIGIGLGGDFSVGHAMLAEFSPKKHRGVLLGSFSVIWTFGYVAATFVGTAMLSLGEDAWHWILSSSAIPAALILIARIGTPESPRWLINQGRVAEARAIVKKHLGDHVVMDEERSSDRRSGYAILFSPEYRTRTLFNCLFFVCIVMPYFAIYTFLPSILQKMGLAEGFGTELMLNMLLIAGALIGIWCTVKFTRRGFLINSFIILAIALFVLAVLPSASTLLMVLAFALFTVVLSAVSNLVGVFPAESFPTEVRASGIGLATAVSRLGSAISTFLLPVSVAGIGLSPTMGILAAILALGAIISWAWAPETKALTLNQACTVKEGPSVASAEAPLTSQA from the coding sequence ATGTCTGTTCAACCGGTACAAATCGATGATCTGCCCATCGGTAAATTTCACATCAAGATTGCAGGCCTGACGTTCGGTGCGCACTTCACTGATGGCTACATTCTGGGTCTGATCGGCATCGCGTTTACCCTGCTCAGCCCGCAGCTGCACCTGGATGCGTTCTGGCAGGGCCTGATTGGGGCGTCGGCGCTGATCGGCCTGTTTCTCGGCAGTCTGTTCTTCGGCTGGATTTCCGATCGGCTGGGCCGCCAGAAAATCTTTCTCGTCAGCTTCGTGCTGATCACGGCGGCATCAGTGCTGCAGTTCTACGCCGAAACCGCGATGCAGCTGTTCCTGTGTCGGGTGCTGATCGGCATCGGTCTGGGCGGCGACTTCAGCGTCGGCCACGCCATGCTCGCCGAGTTCTCGCCGAAGAAACATCGCGGCGTGCTGCTGGGTTCGTTCAGCGTGATCTGGACCTTCGGCTACGTGGCGGCAACCTTCGTGGGCACGGCGATGTTGTCGTTGGGCGAGGACGCCTGGCACTGGATACTGTCGTCCTCGGCCATTCCGGCGGCGTTGATCCTGATCGCGCGCATCGGCACCCCCGAATCGCCTCGCTGGCTGATCAATCAGGGCCGCGTCGCCGAAGCGCGCGCCATCGTCAAAAAGCACTTGGGCGACCACGTAGTCATGGACGAAGAGCGCTCCAGCGACCGTCGTTCGGGTTACGCGATTCTGTTCAGCCCCGAGTACCGCACGCGCACGCTGTTCAACTGCCTGTTCTTCGTGTGCATCGTGATGCCGTATTTCGCCATCTACACCTTCCTGCCGTCGATTCTGCAGAAGATGGGCCTGGCGGAAGGCTTCGGCACCGAGCTGATGCTGAACATGCTGCTGATCGCAGGGGCCTTGATCGGCATCTGGTGCACGGTGAAATTCACCCGCCGAGGCTTCTTGATCAACTCGTTCATCATTCTGGCGATCGCGTTGTTTGTGTTGGCGGTGCTGCCAAGTGCCTCGACGCTGCTGATGGTGCTGGCGTTTGCGCTGTTCACGGTGGTGCTGTCAGCGGTGAGCAACCTGGTGGGCGTGTTCCCGGCAGAAAGCTTCCCGACCGAAGTGCGCGCCAGCGGGATTGGTTTGGCCACGGCGGTCAGCCGTCTGGGGTCGGCGATCAGCACGTTCCTGTTGCCGGTGAGCGTCGCCGGTATTGGTTTGAGCCCGACCATGGGCATTCTCGCGGCGATTCTGGCGCTGGGCGCAATCATCTCCTGGGCGTGGGCGCCGGAAACCAAAGCGTTGACGTTGAATCAGGCGTGTACGGTGAAGGAGGGTCCGAGCGTCGCCTCTGCCGAGGCTCCTCTGACGTCTCAGGCGTAA
- the fae gene encoding formaldehyde-activating enzyme, which yields MKKLDLYIGEGFEGPGVNAAHINIMIGPRNGPAGQAFANSLASPSQGHCPFMVIAQPNIPVKPMTLYVNKAAIGSDLHGNATWGASQAGIAKAVTEALLDGTLPAEAEDEWAIVTANWVNPACDDLDAVYLNNYNACRNAIRAALTGKPERSQLADVVNRISNPFYTPKA from the coding sequence ATGAAAAAACTCGACCTGTACATCGGTGAAGGCTTCGAAGGCCCAGGCGTCAACGCCGCCCACATCAACATCATGATCGGCCCGCGCAACGGCCCTGCGGGACAAGCCTTCGCCAACAGCCTCGCCTCGCCAAGCCAGGGCCACTGCCCGTTCATGGTCATCGCTCAGCCGAACATCCCGGTCAAACCGATGACGCTTTATGTGAACAAAGCCGCCATCGGCAGCGACCTGCACGGCAACGCCACGTGGGGCGCGTCTCAGGCCGGTATCGCCAAGGCCGTCACTGAAGCGCTGCTCGACGGCACCTTGCCTGCCGAAGCCGAAGACGAGTGGGCCATCGTCACCGCCAACTGGGTCAACCCGGCCTGTGACGATCTGGATGCCGTCTACCTGAACAACTACAACGCCTGCCGCAACGCGATTCGTGCAGCCCTGACCGGCAAGCCTGAGCGTTCGCAACTGGCCGACGTGGTCAACCGCATCAGCAACCCGTTCTACACGCCAAAAGCCTAA
- the lpdA gene encoding dihydrolipoyl dehydrogenase yields MSHYDVVIIGGGPGGYNAAIHAGQKGLKVACIEGRETLGGTCLNVGCIPSKSLLHASELYEAATGDEFKKLGIEVTPTLNLAQMMAQKVESVTGLTKGIEFLFRKYKAEWIKGWGRLAGPGKVIVTDASGAETELTAKDIIIATGSEPTPLPGVTIDNQRILDSTGALSLSEVPKHLVVIGAGVIGLELGSVWRRLGAKVTVVEFLDHVAHGSDLETGKTLHRSLSRQGMNFKLSSKVTSAVASDTGVSLTVEPAAGGEAEVIEADYVLVSIGRRPVTKGLGLETVGLEVDKRGVLANKGHRTSVDGIWVIGDVTSGPMLAHKAEDEAAVCVERIVGKKGELNYNLIPNVIYTWPELASVGKTEEQLKEEGRAYKVGKFPFSANSRAKVNHETDGFAKVLADEKTDEILGVHLVGPSVSEMIAEYCVAMEFAASAEDVALTCHPHPTRSEALRQAAMAVGGHTTQA; encoded by the coding sequence ATGAGTCACTACGACGTTGTCATTATTGGCGGCGGCCCAGGCGGCTACAACGCGGCCATTCACGCCGGTCAGAAAGGCTTGAAGGTCGCCTGCATCGAAGGCCGCGAGACCTTGGGTGGCACCTGCCTGAATGTGGGATGCATCCCGTCCAAATCCCTGCTGCACGCCTCTGAGTTGTACGAAGCGGCGACAGGCGATGAATTCAAAAAGCTCGGCATTGAGGTCACGCCGACCCTGAATCTGGCGCAGATGATGGCGCAGAAGGTCGAGAGTGTGACCGGCCTGACCAAGGGCATCGAGTTCCTGTTTCGCAAGTACAAAGCCGAGTGGATCAAGGGCTGGGGGCGTCTGGCCGGGCCGGGCAAGGTCATCGTCACCGATGCCAGCGGCGCCGAAACCGAGCTGACGGCCAAGGACATCATCATCGCCACTGGCTCCGAACCGACCCCGCTGCCGGGCGTGACCATCGATAACCAGCGCATTCTCGATTCAACCGGCGCGCTGTCCTTGAGCGAAGTACCCAAGCACTTGGTAGTGATTGGTGCAGGTGTGATCGGCCTTGAGCTGGGGTCCGTCTGGCGTCGTCTGGGGGCCAAAGTCACGGTCGTGGAATTCCTCGATCACGTGGCCCACGGCTCGGATCTGGAGACTGGCAAGACCCTGCATCGCTCACTGTCGCGCCAAGGCATGAATTTCAAACTCAGCTCCAAAGTAACGTCGGCCGTCGCCAGTGACACAGGCGTGAGCCTGACAGTCGAACCCGCCGCCGGTGGCGAAGCCGAAGTGATCGAAGCGGACTACGTGCTGGTGTCCATCGGCCGACGTCCGGTCACGAAAGGTCTGGGGCTGGAAACAGTGGGGCTTGAAGTCGACAAGCGTGGCGTCCTGGCCAACAAGGGCCATCGCACGTCAGTGGACGGCATCTGGGTGATCGGCGACGTGACCTCCGGCCCGATGCTCGCGCACAAGGCCGAAGACGAAGCAGCAGTGTGCGTCGAGCGGATCGTCGGCAAGAAGGGCGAGCTGAATTACAACCTGATCCCCAACGTGATTTACACCTGGCCGGAGCTGGCCAGCGTCGGTAAGACCGAGGAGCAATTGAAGGAGGAAGGCCGCGCCTACAAGGTGGGAAAATTCCCGTTCAGCGCCAACAGCCGGGCCAAGGTCAATCACGAAACAGACGGCTTCGCCAAAGTGCTGGCTGATGAAAAAACCGACGAGATTCTGGGCGTGCATCTGGTTGGGCCAAGCGTCAGCGAGATGATTGCCGAGTATTGCGTGGCGATGGAGTTTGCAGCGTCGGCGGAAGACGTCGCGCTGACCTGCCATCCGCACCCGACCCGCTCCGAGGCCTTGCGCCAGGCGGCGATGGCAGTGGGTGGGCATACGACGCAGGCGTGA
- a CDS encoding aldo/keto reductase, which translates to MQYIRLGNSGLEVSRLCLGTMNMGTPDWKPWIFDEKKSEPIVRHALENGVNFIDLADFYSAGVGEEVVGRIVKRLARREDLVITTKVGYGTRSGKNASGHSRKHIMDSIDASLSRLGMDYVDVFMLHYFDVNTPVEETMSAMNDIVRSGKARYIGVSTMLTGQLAKIFMACERNGWVKPINMQLQLNCAYREEEREMIPFCRDQGLGVSVFSPLARGLLTGDVQSTRNQTDFFTQQMYSDEASFQIAHSVQRVAQRRGVSNAQIAQAWVANHPGVDCMLVGADTTQQFDSALAALETKLDADELYELERNYTPCDVINDYTAGKRILRSARPATDVFSLTEAVA; encoded by the coding sequence ATGCAATACATTCGTTTGGGAAATTCGGGCCTCGAAGTGTCGCGGCTGTGCCTGGGCACCATGAACATGGGCACGCCTGACTGGAAACCGTGGATCTTCGACGAGAAGAAAAGCGAGCCGATCGTGCGTCACGCGCTGGAAAACGGCGTCAACTTCATCGACCTGGCGGACTTCTATTCCGCAGGCGTCGGCGAAGAAGTGGTGGGCCGCATCGTCAAGCGCCTGGCCCGTCGCGAAGACCTGGTGATCACCACCAAGGTCGGCTACGGCACCCGCTCCGGCAAAAACGCCAGCGGTCATTCGCGCAAACACATTATGGACAGCATCGACGCCTCCCTGAGCCGTCTGGGCATGGATTACGTCGACGTCTTCATGCTGCATTACTTCGACGTGAACACCCCCGTCGAAGAAACCATGAGCGCGATGAACGACATCGTTCGCTCCGGCAAGGCACGCTACATCGGCGTTTCGACCATGCTCACCGGCCAGTTGGCGAAGATCTTCATGGCCTGCGAACGCAACGGCTGGGTCAAGCCGATCAACATGCAGCTGCAACTGAACTGCGCCTACCGCGAAGAAGAGCGCGAGATGATTCCGTTCTGCCGCGATCAGGGCCTGGGCGTTTCCGTGTTCAGCCCGCTGGCGCGTGGCCTGTTGACCGGCGACGTGCAATCGACCCGCAACCAGACCGACTTCTTCACGCAACAGATGTACAGCGACGAAGCCTCGTTCCAGATTGCGCACTCGGTGCAGCGCGTGGCCCAGCGTCGTGGCGTGTCCAACGCGCAGATCGCACAGGCGTGGGTCGCCAACCATCCGGGTGTCGACTGCATGCTGGTCGGCGCCGACACCACGCAACAGTTCGACAGCGCCTTGGCCGCGCTGGAAACCAAACTGGATGCTGATGAGCTGTACGAGTTGGAGCGCAACTACACGCCGTGCGACGTGATCAACGATTACACCGCTGGCAAACGCATCCTGCGCAGTGCACGCCCTGCGACTGATGTGTTCAGCCTGACCGAGGCCGTGGCATGA